The following coding sequences lie in one Cloeon dipterum chromosome 1, ieCloDipt1.1, whole genome shotgun sequence genomic window:
- the LOC135934400 gene encoding golgin subfamily A member 6-like protein 6, with the protein MKTLFLVPIGALLLWANIAAADPIPQPKENKEKENQQVKRDASLDFGGYGGGAADLGAGAVGGYGDGAAGGYGDGAAGGYGDGAAGGYGGGAVGGYGGGDAGGWKPEVEHHHHEPEPQGIWKKKLVWKDEWVKVWRTEKKLIWKPDWKKVQKEVWKEVQVPVWKEIQVPVWKEIQVPVWKEIQVPVWKEIKVPVWKEIQIPVWKEIKVPVWKEIQVPVWKEIKVPVWKEIQVPVWKEIQVPVWKEIQVPDWKEIKVPVWKEIQTPVWKEIQVPIWKEVKTPIWKEIKVPIWKEVQVEDWKKIWVPEWQKVWVPLPKHHEVVHDDHHGHGWDRSGHGWDEHHEPEGVWKKKLVWKPVWKKIWRTEKKLEWKVDKQLIWKVDKVQEFKTEKKLEYKHDKELIWKVDKKLVWRTEKKLEWKTEKKQEWKTDKELIWKLEKKQEWKTDKQLIWKLEKKLEWKTDKQLIWKQDKKLVWKPEKKLEWKTDKKLEWKTEKKEEWKTEKKLEWKDDWKQIWVPIWKEIQVPDWKKVSKPVWEKVWIPIHHPEPVHHPEPVKSGWW; encoded by the exons ATGAAGACCCTGTTCTTG GTGCCCATAGGCGCCTTACTGCTCTGGGCAAATATCGCCGCAGCAGACCCCATCCCACAAcctaaagaaaataaagaaaaagaaaatcagcaagtCAAGCGAGA CGCATCGCTCGACTTTGGCGGATATGGAGGTGGCGCTGCAGATTTAGGTGCCGGAGCGGTTGGCGGCTATGGCGATGGTGCAGCTGGCGGCTATGGCGATGGTGCAGCTGGCGGCTATGGCGATGGTGCAGCTGGCGGCTATGGCGGTGGTGCAGTTGGTGGTTATGGCGGTGGTGATGCTGGTGGATGGAAACCCGAAGTTGAGCATCACCACCACGAGCCAGAGCCCCAAGGCATCTGGAAAAAGAAACTCGTGTGGAAGGACGAATGGGTGAAGGTTTGGCGTACTGAGAAGAAGCTCATCTGGAAACCAGACTGGAAGAAGGTCCAGAAGGAAGTCTGGAAGGAGGTCCAGGTCCCTGTCTGGAAGGAAATCCAAGTTCCAGTCTGGAAGGAGATTCAAGTCCCCGTCTGGAAGGAGATTCAAGTTCCTGTCTGGAAGGAAATCAAGGTCccagtttggaaagaaatccAGATCCCCGTCTGGAAGGAAATCAAG GTCCCCGTCTGGAAGGAAATTCAAGTGCCAGTTTGGAAGGAGATCAAGGTGCCAGTTTGGAAGGAAATCCAAGTCCCCGTCTGGAAAGAAATTCAAGTTCCTGTTTGGAAGGAGATCCAAGTTCCTGATTGGAAGGAGATCAAGGTCCCCGTGTGGAAAGAAATCCAAACTCCCGTCTGGAAGGAGATTCAAGTGCCCATCTGGAAGGAGGTGAAGACTCCCATCTGGAAGGAAATCAAGGTTCCCATCTGGAAGGAGGTTCAGGTTGAGGACTGGAAGAAGATCTGGGTTCCTGAGTGGCAGAAGGTTTGGGTGCCTCTGCCCAAACACCACGAAGTTGTTCACGATGATCACCACGGCCACGGTTGGGACCGCTCCGGACACGGCTGGGATGAGCACCACGAACCCGAGGGCGTCTGGAAGAAGAAGTTGGTCTGGAAGCCCGTATGGAAGAAAATCTGGAGGACCGAGAAGAAACTGGAATGGAAGGTCGACAAGCAGCTCATCTGGAAGGTTGACAAGGTCCAGGAATTCAAGACCGAGAAGAAACTCGAGTACAAGCATGACAAGGAGTTGATCTGGAAGGTGGACAAGAAACTGGTCTGGAGGACCGAGAAGAAGCTGGAATGGAAGACTGAGAAGAAGCAGGAGTGGAAGACCGACAAGGAACTGATCTGGAAACTGGAGAAGAAGCAGGAATGGAAGACCGACAAGCAGCTCATCTGGAAGCTGGAGAAGAAGCTCGAGTGGAAGACCGACAAGCAGCTCATCTGGAAGCAGGACAAGAAACTCGTATGGAAGCCAGAGAAGAAACTGGAGTGGAAGACTGACAAGAAACTGGAATGGAAGACCGAAAAGAAGGAGGAGTGGAAGACGGAAAAGAAGCTGGAGTGGAAGGATGACTGGAAACAGATCTGGGTACC